The Lycium barbarum isolate Lr01 chromosome 9, ASM1917538v2, whole genome shotgun sequence genome has a segment encoding these proteins:
- the LOC132609784 gene encoding GTP-binding nuclear protein Ran-3-like produces MALPNQQTVDYPSFKLVIVGDGGTGKTTFVKRHLTGEFEKKYEPAIGVEVHPLDFFTNCGKIRFYCWDTAGQEEFGGLRDGYYIHGQCAIMFDVTARLTYKNVPTWHRDLCRVCENIPIVLCGNKVDVKNRQVKAKQVTFHRKKNLQYYEISAKSNYNFEKPFLYLARKLAGDQNLHFVESPALALPEVQIDLAAQQQHEAELVAAASQPLPDDDDETFD; encoded by the coding sequence ATGGCTCTTCCAAATCAGCAAACAGTCGATTATCCCAGTTTTAAACTTGTTATTGTTGGTGATGGCGGAACTGGAAAGACTACATTTGTGAAGAGGCACCTTACCGGTGAATTCGAAAAGAAATACGAACCCGCCATTGGTGTAGAGGTGCATCCATTGGATTTCTTCACAAACTGTGGGAAGATTAGGTTTTACTGCTGGGATACAGCTGGTCAGGAGGAATTTGGTGGCCTTAGAGATGGCTACTACATTCATGGCCAATGTGCTATCATGTTTGATGTGACAGCTAGATTAACATACAAGAATGTTCCCACATGGCATCGTGATCTTTGCCGTGTCTGTGAGAATATTCCCATTGTTCTTTGCGGAAACAAGGTTGATGTGAAGAACCGTCAAGTTAAGGCAAAGCAGGTTACTTTCCACCGGAAGAAGAATCTTCAGTACTATGAGATCTCAGCAAAGAGTAACTACAACTTTGAGAAGCCTTTCCTCTACCTTGCTAGGAAACTTGCTGGTGATCAAAACTTGCACTTTGTGGAGTCTCCTGCCCTTGCTCTCCCTGAAGTACAGATCGACTTAGCTGCACAGCAACAACACGAAGCTGAGCTAGTTGCTGCTGCCAGTCAACCCCTcccagatgatgatgatgagacaTTTGATTAA
- the LOC132609783 gene encoding bidirectional sugar transporter NEC1-like isoform X2: protein MTLFNAASHWANVFGILGNIVSFLVFLSPLQTFYRIFKRKSTEGFQSIPYSVSLFSAMLYLYYAFLKGEVNKNGTLLITINSFGIAVEVIYLAIFMRYATREAKRRVIRTNSVEFMPFPLSFCLTICAIMWFFYGLLMKDLYIAMPNILGFLFGIAQMVLYTVYRNRNKNNPNEDASDIEAMVVESQENAAPTT, encoded by the exons ATGACTCTCTTCAATGCTGCTTCTCATTGGGCCAATGTGTTCGGCATTCTCG GAAACATAGTGTCCTTCTTGGTGTTCTTGTCACCAct GCAGACGTTCTATAGGATATTTAAGCGGAAATCCACGGAAGGATTCCAGTCAATACCGTACTCTGTTTCCCTGTTCAGTGCGATGCTCTATCTGTACTACGCTTTTCTCAAGGGTGAGGTCAACAAAAATGGAACCCTGTTAATAACAATTAACAGTTTCGGAATAGCAGTTGAAGTGATATATCTCGCAATTTTCATGAGATATGCCACCAGGGAGGCCAAG AGACGCGTTATCCGAACAAACAGCGTCGAGTTCATGCCATTCCCCCTTTCTTTCTGCCTCACCATCTGCGCAATCATGTGGTTTTTCTATGGTCTTTTGATGAAAGACCTGTACATTGCA ATGCCAAACATTCTAGGATTTTTATTCGGGATTGCGCAAATGGTATTGTACACAGTCTACAGAAACAGAAATAAAAACAACCCAAATGAAGATGCCAGTGACATTGAAGCAATGGTGGTGGAGAGTCAAGAAAATGCTGCACCAACAACTTGA
- the LOC132609783 gene encoding bidirectional sugar transporter SWEET14-like isoform X1, which produces MTLFNAASHWANVFGILGNIVSFLVFLSPLQTFYRIFKRKSTEGFQSIPYSVSLFSAMLYLYYAFLKGEVNKNGTLLITINSFGIAVEVIYLAIFMRYATREAKIYTTKLILLFNIASYGAIVGFTYMLSHGYLRLVSIGWICAIFSVCVFAAPLSIMRRVIRTNSVEFMPFPLSFCLTICAIMWFFYGLLMKDLYIAMPNILGFLFGIAQMVLYTVYRNRNKNNPNEDASDIEAMVVESQENAAPTT; this is translated from the exons ATGACTCTCTTCAATGCTGCTTCTCATTGGGCCAATGTGTTCGGCATTCTCG GAAACATAGTGTCCTTCTTGGTGTTCTTGTCACCAct GCAGACGTTCTATAGGATATTTAAGCGGAAATCCACGGAAGGATTCCAGTCAATACCGTACTCTGTTTCCCTGTTCAGTGCGATGCTCTATCTGTACTACGCTTTTCTCAAGGGTGAGGTCAACAAAAATGGAACCCTGTTAATAACAATTAACAGTTTCGGAATAGCAGTTGAAGTGATATATCTCGCAATTTTCATGAGATATGCCACCAGGGAGGCCAAG ATTTACACGACGAAGCTGATTCTGCTGTTTAACATTGCATCATATGGAGCAATCGTGGGCTTCACATATATGCTCAGCCACGGTTACTTGCGACTCGTCAGCATCGGATGGATCTGTGCCATATTTTCCGTCTGCGTTTTCGCTGCTCCTTTGAGCATTATg AGACGCGTTATCCGAACAAACAGCGTCGAGTTCATGCCATTCCCCCTTTCTTTCTGCCTCACCATCTGCGCAATCATGTGGTTTTTCTATGGTCTTTTGATGAAAGACCTGTACATTGCA ATGCCAAACATTCTAGGATTTTTATTCGGGATTGCGCAAATGGTATTGTACACAGTCTACAGAAACAGAAATAAAAACAACCCAAATGAAGATGCCAGTGACATTGAAGCAATGGTGGTGGAGAGTCAAGAAAATGCTGCACCAACAACTTGA